A region of Streptomyces deccanensis DNA encodes the following proteins:
- a CDS encoding GNAT family N-acetyltransferase — MPLTFHLDPPLTPTLHDGILTLWTDVTNTGGAVGFVPPVTRETIRPELLKHLTAMAEGRHRLLLGLDDTGTPAATAFFSFNTHRLMTHWVWLYTVMVHPSHQGKGYGRDLMKAAETAARDFDGIDAIRLTCRGGLGLERFYASCGYKEVGRVPGAIRVAPDDHRDDVTMLLPLI; from the coding sequence ATGCCCCTTACGTTCCACCTGGACCCACCCCTCACCCCCACCCTCCACGACGGCATCCTCACCCTCTGGACAGACGTCACCAACACCGGCGGAGCCGTCGGCTTCGTCCCCCCGGTCACCCGAGAAACCATCCGCCCGGAACTCCTCAAGCACCTCACCGCCATGGCAGAAGGCAGACACCGCCTCCTCCTCGGCCTGGACGACACCGGCACCCCCGCCGCCACCGCCTTCTTCAGCTTCAACACCCACCGCCTCATGACCCACTGGGTCTGGCTCTACACGGTGATGGTCCACCCCTCCCACCAGGGCAAGGGCTACGGCCGCGACCTCATGAAGGCGGCCGAGACCGCGGCCCGCGACTTCGACGGCATAGACGCCATCCGCCTCACCTGCCGAGGCGGCCTCGGCCTGGAACGCTTCTACGCCTCCTGCGGCTACAAGGAGGTCGGCCGCGTCCCCGGCGCCATACGCGTCGCCCCCGACGACCACCGCGACGACGTCACGATGCTCCTGCCGCTGATCTGA
- a CDS encoding Lrp/AsnC family transcriptional regulator, with product MDAVDRQLIQALRENGRASYAELGRLVGLSGPSVTDRINRLEAAGVITGYRATVNAASLGLGVTALIGISLSDAADHEDVADRLRELAEIEDCWFIAGDDSYMLKVRAPDVDGLEKTIRRLSGTKGVSRTRTTIILSTKWENRVGELPEEE from the coding sequence ATGGACGCGGTGGACAGGCAGCTCATCCAGGCCCTGAGGGAGAACGGCCGGGCCTCCTACGCGGAGCTGGGGCGCCTCGTCGGACTGTCGGGACCCAGTGTCACCGACCGCATCAACCGGCTGGAGGCGGCCGGTGTCATCACGGGCTATCGCGCCACGGTCAACGCGGCCTCGCTCGGCCTCGGCGTGACCGCGCTCATCGGCATCTCGCTCTCCGACGCCGCCGACCACGAGGACGTGGCGGACCGGCTGCGGGAGCTGGCCGAGATCGAGGACTGCTGGTTCATCGCGGGCGACGACTCGTACATGCTCAAGGTGCGCGCCCCCGACGTCGACGGCCTGGAGAAGACCATCCGCCGGCTCTCCGGCACCAAGGGCGTCTCCCGCACCCGTACGACGATCATCCTCTCCACGAAGTGGGAGAACCGGGTGGGTGAGCTGCCGGAAGAGGAGTAG
- a CDS encoding rhomboid family intramembrane serine protease produces MAGGVRGALGPEREWSRGDRAKAAAKLMVGWVALLWILEAVDVATGHALDDFGIVPRSVPELVDVVPASFIHFGFGHVAANSVPLLVLGFLAALGGLRRFAAVCALIIVADGLGVWLISPDNTNTAGASGVVFGLFGFLVVTGFVERRLLGVAVGVLVAAVWGGAILGGIAPNATGISWQGHLIGLVTGVVAAFVFRRRPSRTALTS; encoded by the coding sequence ATGGCTGGTGGAGTGCGAGGGGCGCTGGGTCCCGAGCGGGAGTGGTCGCGCGGGGACCGCGCGAAGGCGGCGGCCAAGCTGATGGTGGGCTGGGTGGCGCTGCTGTGGATCCTGGAGGCGGTCGACGTGGCGACCGGCCACGCCCTGGACGACTTCGGGATCGTGCCGCGTTCGGTGCCCGAACTGGTCGATGTCGTGCCCGCGTCGTTCATCCACTTCGGCTTCGGCCATGTCGCGGCGAACAGCGTGCCGTTGCTGGTGCTGGGGTTCCTCGCGGCGCTGGGCGGCCTGCGCCGCTTCGCCGCCGTCTGCGCGCTGATCATCGTGGCGGACGGGCTGGGGGTCTGGCTCATATCCCCGGACAACACCAACACCGCCGGTGCCTCCGGCGTCGTCTTCGGGCTCTTCGGGTTCCTCGTCGTCACCGGCTTCGTCGAGCGCCGGCTGCTGGGGGTCGCGGTGGGCGTCCTGGTCGCGGCCGTCTGGGGCGGCGCGATCCTCGGCGGCATCGCCCCGAACGCGACCGGGATCAGCTGGCAGGGCCACCTGATCGGCCTGGTGACGGGGGTGGTGGCGGCGTTCGTGTTCCGGCGGCGTCCCTCCCGCACGGCGCTCACGTCGTAG
- a CDS encoding UbiX family flavin prenyltransferase, producing MNPVKPGKTPRTPWIVGVSGASGTPYAAAVLRALLAAGESVDLVVSRASRLTLLDETGIPFRDAHWRDDLREWLSRGADGKPGTFPVNVEGDRVRHWSAGDLAAGPSSGSYPVKGMLIVPASTACVAGVALGLSKDLLQRAASVTLKEGRRLVVAVRETPLNGQTLRHLVTLDEAGATVLPASPAFYAGATHIQDLVDFVAGRALDAAGVPHTLYRRWEGEVGGARASGATD from the coding sequence GTGAACCCAGTCAAGCCAGGGAAGACGCCGCGTACGCCTTGGATCGTAGGGGTGTCCGGCGCATCCGGCACCCCATACGCCGCGGCTGTGCTGCGCGCGCTCCTCGCCGCCGGCGAGAGTGTCGACCTCGTGGTGTCCCGGGCCTCGCGGCTGACCCTGCTCGACGAGACGGGAATCCCCTTCCGCGACGCGCACTGGCGCGACGACCTGCGGGAATGGCTGTCCCGCGGCGCCGACGGCAAGCCCGGGACCTTCCCGGTGAACGTCGAGGGCGATCGCGTACGGCACTGGAGCGCGGGCGACCTGGCCGCCGGACCCTCCTCGGGCTCGTACCCCGTCAAGGGGATGCTGATCGTCCCCGCGTCGACGGCGTGCGTCGCGGGCGTGGCCCTCGGGCTCTCCAAGGACCTCCTGCAGCGGGCGGCGAGCGTCACCCTCAAGGAGGGCAGGCGGCTCGTGGTCGCCGTACGCGAGACCCCGTTGAACGGGCAGACCCTGCGGCACCTGGTGACCCTGGACGAGGCGGGCGCGACGGTACTGCCCGCGTCCCCGGCGTTCTACGCGGGGGCCACGCACATCCAGGACCTGGTGGACTTCGTCGCCGGACGGGCGCTGGACGCGGCGGGCGTCCCGCACACCCTGTACCGGCGCTGGGAGGGCGAGGTGGGCGGGGCGCGCGCTTCCGGTGCGACCGACTGA
- a CDS encoding MaoC/PaaZ C-terminal domain-containing protein, with product MHTVTLTRAPSLGPVLARGALLSPGKSRRLPRVAASGLLSPTMLPRLVLPDVRIDLARLAAYERVCGFPTGEDAVPLTYPHVLGFPSAMRIMAGRDFPLPLLGLVHTSIEITRRRRLPATGEYEITVYVDALTPHRRGTEATVVTEVRDGAEAGGGAGDGAGDGAGIAWESRSTYLARHGSADARGDEPVRHKRRGEARRDGERGASREGWGGGSESVGGGREGVPVVVEWRLGGDVGRRYGAVSGDRNPIHLHPLGARLFGFPRPIAHGMWTVARCLAEHGAPPATLVRAEFRAPVPLPGAVTYLADGRAWGGFELRGSGAAGPADGAGSGGSGGSGGGRVHVRGQVYPLVA from the coding sequence ATGCACACCGTCACCCTCACCCGTGCGCCCTCCCTCGGTCCTGTTCTCGCCAGGGGCGCCCTCCTCTCCCCGGGCAAGAGCCGCAGACTCCCGCGCGTGGCGGCCTCCGGACTCCTCTCCCCCACCATGCTGCCCCGGCTCGTCCTCCCGGATGTCCGGATCGACCTCGCCCGGCTCGCCGCGTACGAGCGGGTCTGCGGGTTCCCCACCGGGGAGGACGCCGTTCCGCTGACGTACCCGCACGTCCTCGGGTTTCCGTCCGCCATGCGGATCATGGCCGGCCGGGACTTCCCGCTGCCCCTCCTCGGGCTCGTGCACACCTCGATCGAGATCACCCGACGCCGACGACTGCCCGCCACCGGGGAGTACGAGATCACCGTGTACGTCGACGCGCTGACGCCCCACCGGCGCGGCACCGAGGCGACGGTCGTCACGGAGGTACGGGACGGGGCGGAGGCCGGCGGCGGGGCCGGGGACGGGGCAGGGGACGGGGCCGGGATCGCGTGGGAGTCCCGGAGCACGTATCTGGCGCGGCACGGGAGCGCGGACGCGCGCGGGGACGAGCCCGTGCGGCACAAGCGGCGGGGTGAGGCTCGACGTGACGGGGAGAGGGGTGCTTCCCGGGAGGGGTGGGGCGGCGGGAGCGAGTCAGTCGGGGGTGGGCGGGAGGGCGTGCCCGTCGTGGTCGAGTGGCGGTTGGGCGGGGATGTCGGGCGGCGGTACGGGGCCGTGTCCGGCGACCGGAACCCGATTCATCTGCATCCCCTCGGCGCCCGGCTGTTCGGTTTCCCCCGGCCCATCGCGCACGGCATGTGGACCGTCGCCCGCTGCCTCGCCGAGCACGGCGCGCCCCCGGCGACCCTCGTCCGCGCGGAGTTCCGGGCGCCGGTGCCGCTGCCGGGGGCAGTGACGTATCTGGCCGACGGGCGGGCGTGGGGTGGGTTCGAGCTACGCGGGAGCGGGGCGGCGGGGCCGGCCGACGGCGCCGGGTCAGGTGGGTCGGGTGGGTCGGGTGGAGGGCGTGTTCATGTGCGGGGGCAGGTGTATCCGCTCGTCGCCTGA
- a CDS encoding AMP-dependent synthetase/ligase: MSHLENTEPALVEPELKRLDGTVREAYVPALAAPVTYGSLADIPFDNATHAPDAVVLSRKHAGGTDGENDDGRWRDVTATDFAAEVLALAKGLIAEGLMPGDRIAIMARTTYEWTLLDFAAWAAGLVTVPVYPTSSVFQTRWILQDSGAVALAVETGGQAAALGPELDRIPDLRHMWVFEKGHLDRLAELGRDVSDQEVAVRRGVLGPDTLATLIYTSGTTGRPKGCALTHGNFCAEVDNAIDLLYPIFRAKTDEEASTLLFLPLAHVFGRMVAIGCMRARVRLGHSPSFRTEDLLADLKSFRPTFLLVIPYVLEKVFNTARASAERMGRASSYDRASAVARRYGEALEAEQHGTGPGPSAFLKTARTFYDPLVYRRIRKALGGRVRYVICGGSPLGRRLAAFYAGAGIDVFEGYGMTETTAAVTVTPPDRPRLGTVGRPLPGTRVRIAADGEILLHGGQIFRGYWDPQAGGVVPAGPDGWFATGDIGQLDDEGYLTITGRKKEILVTDSGKNVAPAPLENWLRSHPLIAHAMVIGDRRPYVTALLTLDPEGITHWAQMNAKQETPLDHLAEDQDLRAVLQRAVDEANRLVSRPESIRRFTILPGGFTEEAGHLTPSMKLRREVVERSFATEIEGLYE; the protein is encoded by the coding sequence GTGTCCCACCTCGAAAACACCGAACCCGCCCTGGTGGAACCCGAGTTGAAGCGGCTGGACGGCACCGTGCGGGAGGCGTACGTACCGGCGCTCGCCGCGCCCGTGACCTACGGCTCGCTCGCGGACATCCCGTTCGACAACGCCACCCACGCGCCCGACGCGGTCGTCCTCAGTCGTAAGCACGCCGGCGGTACGGACGGGGAGAACGACGACGGCCGGTGGCGGGACGTCACGGCCACCGACTTCGCCGCCGAGGTGCTCGCGCTGGCGAAGGGCCTGATCGCCGAGGGCCTCATGCCGGGCGACCGGATCGCGATCATGGCGCGGACGACGTACGAGTGGACCCTCCTGGACTTCGCGGCCTGGGCGGCGGGCCTGGTCACGGTCCCCGTCTACCCCACCTCCTCCGTCTTCCAGACCCGCTGGATCCTCCAGGACTCGGGCGCGGTGGCCCTCGCCGTGGAGACGGGGGGCCAGGCCGCCGCCCTAGGCCCCGAGCTCGACCGCATCCCCGACCTGCGCCACATGTGGGTCTTCGAGAAGGGCCATCTGGACCGGCTCGCCGAGCTGGGCCGAGACGTGTCGGACCAGGAAGTCGCCGTACGGCGTGGGGTGTTGGGCCCCGACACCCTCGCGACCCTGATCTACACCTCGGGCACGACCGGCCGCCCCAAGGGCTGCGCCCTCACCCACGGCAACTTCTGCGCCGAGGTCGACAACGCGATCGACCTCCTCTACCCGATCTTCCGCGCGAAGACGGACGAGGAGGCCTCCACCCTCCTCTTCCTCCCGCTCGCCCATGTGTTCGGCCGTATGGTCGCGATCGGCTGTATGCGGGCGAGGGTGCGCCTCGGCCACTCGCCGAGCTTCCGCACGGAGGACCTCCTCGCCGACCTCAAGTCCTTCCGCCCGACGTTCCTCCTGGTCATCCCGTATGTGCTGGAGAAGGTCTTCAACACGGCCCGCGCCTCCGCCGAACGCATGGGCCGCGCCTCCTCCTACGACCGCGCCTCCGCCGTGGCCCGCCGCTACGGCGAGGCCCTGGAAGCCGAACAGCACGGCACCGGCCCCGGCCCCTCGGCCTTCCTGAAGACGGCCCGCACCTTCTACGACCCCCTGGTCTACCGGCGCATCCGCAAGGCGCTGGGCGGCCGGGTCCGCTATGTCATCTGCGGCGGCAGCCCCCTCGGCCGGCGACTGGCCGCGTTCTACGCGGGCGCGGGCATCGACGTCTTCGAGGGCTACGGGATGACGGAGACGACCGCCGCCGTCACCGTGACCCCGCCCGACCGGCCCCGCCTGGGCACCGTCGGCCGCCCCCTCCCCGGCACCCGGGTCCGGATAGCCGCCGACGGCGAGATCCTCCTGCACGGCGGCCAGATCTTCCGCGGCTACTGGGACCCGCAAGCCGGTGGTGTCGTCCCCGCGGGCCCCGACGGCTGGTTCGCGACCGGCGACATCGGCCAGCTCGACGACGAGGGCTACCTCACGATCACCGGACGCAAGAAGGAGATCCTGGTCACCGACAGCGGCAAGAACGTGGCTCCGGCGCCGCTGGAGAACTGGCTGCGCTCCCACCCCCTGATCGCGCACGCCATGGTCATCGGCGACCGCCGCCCGTACGTCACCGCGCTGCTGACCCTGGACCCCGAGGGCATCACCCACTGGGCCCAGATGAACGCCAAGCAGGAGACCCCCCTCGACCACCTGGCCGAGGACCAGGATCTGCGGGCCGTCCTGCAACGCGCGGTCGACGAGGCCAACCGCCTGGTCTCCCGCCCCGAGTCGATCCGTCGGTTCACGATCCTCCCCGGCGGGTTCACGGAGGAGGCGGGCCACCTGACCCCGTCGATGAAACTGCGCCGGGAGGTGGTGGAGAGGTCCTTCGCGACGGAGATAGAGGGCCTCTACGAGTAG
- a CDS encoding TetR/AcrR family transcriptional regulator produces the protein MGAVKSKRMPRAVREQHMLDAAVRTFGQRGYRAASMDEIAELAGVSKPLVYLYLNSKEDLFTACIRREAKALTTAVRAGVNPELPADRQLWEGLGAFFTHTARNPDAWAVLHLQARTHGEPFAAEVAAMREEMVAFVTGLILVAAREARRDPSLPEREVAGLAEGLVGAAEALAAWANATPGITARQAATTLMNFAWAGLGDLMEGRPWTPPAAT, from the coding sequence ATGGGTGCTGTGAAGAGCAAACGGATGCCTCGTGCGGTACGGGAACAGCACATGCTGGACGCGGCGGTGCGGACGTTCGGGCAGCGTGGGTACCGGGCGGCGTCGATGGACGAGATCGCCGAACTGGCGGGTGTGTCCAAGCCGTTGGTGTACCTGTACCTGAACTCCAAGGAAGACCTCTTCACGGCCTGCATCCGCCGCGAGGCCAAGGCGCTCACCACGGCCGTCCGCGCGGGTGTGAACCCCGAACTGCCCGCCGACCGCCAACTCTGGGAGGGGCTGGGGGCGTTCTTCACGCACACCGCGCGCAACCCCGACGCCTGGGCCGTCCTGCACCTCCAGGCCCGTACGCACGGCGAGCCGTTCGCCGCCGAAGTGGCGGCGATGCGGGAGGAGATGGTCGCGTTCGTGACCGGGCTGATCCTGGTCGCCGCGCGGGAGGCCCGGCGTGACCCGTCCCTGCCCGAGCGGGAGGTCGCCGGTCTGGCCGAGGGGCTCGTCGGCGCGGCCGAGGCGCTCGCCGCCTGGGCCAACGCGACCCCCGGCATCACCGCCCGCCAGGCCGCGACGACCTTGATGAACTTCGCGTGGGCCGGCCTGGGCGACCTGATGGAGGGGCGCCCTTGGACACCACCGGCCGCGACGTGA
- the mqnP gene encoding menaquinone biosynthesis prenyltransferase MqnP, with protein MTSASAALPQQPGRTKAFLRLVMIEHSIFALPFAYIAALTAMFQLDGNIHWVRLLLVTVCMVGLRTFAMAVNRIIDREIDARNPRTAHRELVTGAMSVKHAWTGALIAVVIFLGSAALLNPLCLALAPVAVIPMVVYPYGKRFTNYPQAILGLAQAMGPVGGWLAITGEWSWEAVVLGLAVGVWIGGFDLIYACQDVESDRESGVLSVPARFGIPAAIWAARVCHALTTALFAWYAVLTDAGAFLWLGLAIVAGAFVYEHTIVRPHDLSRLNRAFFSVNGFIGIALFVCALLDLLVRGLTL; from the coding sequence GTGACCAGCGCGTCGGCGGCTCTCCCGCAACAGCCGGGCCGCACCAAGGCCTTCCTGCGCCTCGTGATGATCGAACACTCGATCTTCGCCCTGCCCTTCGCGTACATCGCCGCGCTCACGGCCATGTTCCAGCTGGACGGCAACATCCACTGGGTGCGGCTGCTCCTGGTCACCGTCTGCATGGTGGGCCTGCGCACCTTCGCCATGGCGGTCAACCGGATCATCGACCGCGAGATCGACGCGCGGAACCCGCGCACGGCGCACCGCGAGCTGGTGACCGGCGCGATGTCGGTCAAGCACGCGTGGACCGGCGCCCTGATCGCGGTCGTGATCTTCCTCGGCTCGGCGGCGCTGCTGAACCCGCTCTGCCTGGCCCTGGCCCCCGTCGCCGTGATCCCGATGGTGGTCTACCCCTACGGCAAACGGTTCACGAACTACCCCCAGGCCATCCTGGGCCTCGCCCAGGCCATGGGCCCGGTCGGCGGCTGGCTCGCCATCACGGGGGAGTGGTCGTGGGAGGCGGTCGTCCTCGGCCTCGCGGTGGGCGTCTGGATCGGCGGCTTCGACCTCATCTACGCCTGCCAGGACGTCGAATCCGACCGCGAGTCCGGGGTCCTGTCGGTCCCGGCCCGCTTCGGCATCCCGGCGGCGATCTGGGCGGCCCGGGTCTGCCACGCCCTGACGACGGCCCTGTTCGCCTGGTACGCGGTCCTCACCGACGCGGGCGCGTTCCTGTGGCTGGGCCTCGCGATCGTCGCGGGCGCGTTCGTCTACGAGCACACCATCGTCCGCCCCCACGACCTGTCCCGCCTGAACCGCGCGTTCTTCTCCGTCAACGGCTTCATCGGCATCGCCCTGTTCGTGTGCGCGCTGCTGGATCTTCTGGTTCGGGGTCTGACCCTCTGA
- the mqnE gene encoding aminofutalosine synthase MqnE: MDVGLKRELEEKVRSGERLTREDGIALYESDDLAWLGGLAHEVRTRKNGDVVHFNVNRHLNMTNVCTASCAYCSFQRKPGEKDAYTMRIEEAVKLAKAMEGENLTELHIVNGLHPNLPWRYYPRSLKELKAALPNVSLKAFTATEIHHFETISGLTASEILDELIDAGLESLTGGGAEIFDWEVRQHIVDHRTHWEDWSRIHRLAHEKGLKTPSTMLYGHIEEPRHRVDHVLRLRELQDETGGFQVFIPLRYQHDFVDMKDGKVRNRLQARTQMATGAEALKTFAVSRLLFDNVPHVKVFWVMHGVQTAQLALQHGADDMDGSVVEYKITHDADNYGTPNKLTREDLLDLIRDAGFRPVERNTRYEIIREYEGPNPARRESPQPMRV; the protein is encoded by the coding sequence ATGGACGTCGGGCTCAAGCGCGAGCTGGAGGAGAAGGTCCGCTCCGGTGAGCGGCTGACCCGCGAGGACGGCATCGCGCTGTACGAGTCGGACGACCTGGCCTGGCTGGGCGGTCTGGCGCACGAGGTCCGGACGCGGAAGAACGGCGACGTCGTCCACTTCAACGTCAACCGTCACCTCAACATGACCAACGTGTGCACGGCCTCCTGCGCGTACTGCTCCTTCCAGCGCAAGCCGGGGGAGAAGGACGCGTACACGATGCGCATCGAGGAGGCCGTGAAGCTCGCCAAGGCGATGGAGGGCGAGAACCTCACCGAGCTGCACATCGTCAACGGCCTGCACCCGAACCTCCCGTGGCGCTACTACCCGCGCTCCCTGAAGGAGCTGAAGGCCGCCCTCCCGAACGTCTCGCTGAAGGCCTTCACGGCCACGGAGATCCACCACTTCGAGACGATCAGCGGTCTGACGGCGTCGGAGATCCTGGACGAGCTGATCGACGCGGGGCTGGAGTCGCTGACGGGCGGCGGCGCGGAGATCTTCGACTGGGAGGTCCGGCAGCACATCGTGGACCACCGCACCCACTGGGAGGACTGGTCGCGGATCCACCGCCTGGCGCACGAGAAGGGCCTCAAGACCCCGAGCACCATGCTCTACGGCCACATCGAGGAGCCGCGCCACCGCGTCGACCACGTCCTGCGCCTGCGCGAACTCCAGGACGAGACCGGCGGTTTCCAGGTCTTCATCCCCCTGCGCTACCAGCACGACTTCGTGGACATGAAGGACGGCAAGGTCCGCAACCGCCTCCAGGCCCGCACCCAGATGGCCACGGGCGCGGAGGCCCTGAAGACCTTCGCGGTGTCGCGGCTGTTGTTCGACAACGTCCCCCACGTCAAGGTCTTCTGGGTCATGCACGGCGTCCAGACCGCGCAACTGGCGCTCCAGCACGGCGCCGACGACATGGACGGCTCGGTCGTCGAGTACAAGATCACCCACGACGCGGACAACTACGGCACGCCGAACAAACTGACCCGCGAGGACCTGCTCGACCTCATCCGCGACGCCGGCTTCCGCCCCGTCGAACGCAACACGAGGTACGAGATCATCCGAGAGTACGAGGGCCCGAACCCGGCGCGTCGCGAGTCCCCACAGCCGATGCGGGTCTGA
- a CDS encoding Uma2 family endonuclease, protein MTVSGIDRLHSQLSRFEDMFPGYHMEIVEGSIMMSPVKPHHAETIRLVWNALQEQVADEWGFTSDVAFPFDEENEFCPDVAIIPAAEVEKNQGAYSPDLIEIVVEVVSQGSIRRDYEVKPHWYASRGIANYLIFDPLKSHCVMMWNPGPDGYQGRDTIPYGPDLTLDTPLGKLTIATGRLPVDPKARPTT, encoded by the coding sequence GTGACCGTCTCGGGCATTGACCGCCTGCACTCGCAGCTCAGCCGGTTCGAGGACATGTTCCCCGGCTATCACATGGAGATTGTCGAGGGCAGCATCATGATGAGTCCGGTCAAGCCGCACCACGCGGAGACCATCCGGCTCGTGTGGAACGCCCTGCAGGAGCAGGTGGCCGACGAATGGGGCTTTACCAGCGATGTGGCCTTCCCCTTCGACGAGGAGAACGAGTTCTGCCCGGACGTGGCGATCATTCCCGCGGCGGAAGTGGAGAAGAACCAGGGCGCGTACTCACCCGACCTCATCGAGATTGTGGTTGAGGTCGTGTCCCAGGGCAGCATCCGCCGCGACTATGAAGTCAAGCCCCACTGGTACGCCTCTCGTGGCATCGCCAATTACCTGATCTTCGACCCGCTCAAAAGCCACTGCGTCATGATGTGGAACCCCGGCCCCGACGGTTACCAGGGCCGCGACACCATCCCTTACGGCCCTGACCTGACCCTCGACACCCCGCTCGGCAAGCTCACCATTGCCACCGGCCGTCTCCCCGTGGACCCGAAGGCGCGCCCTACGACGTGA
- a CDS encoding menaquinone biosynthesis decarboxylase, producing the protein MAYDDLRSLLRALEREGDLKRIKAEVDPYLEVGEIVDRVNKAGGPALLFENVKGSAMPLAMNVFGTDRRLLKALGLKSYGEISEKIGGLLKPELPQGFVGVREAFGKLGAMAHVPPKKVKSDSAPVQEVVLQGDEVDLDRLPALFTWPKDGGSFFNLGLTHTKHPDTGVRNLGLYRLQRHDKRTIGMHWQIHKDSRNHYQVAAKRGERLPVAIAFGCPPAVTYASTAPLPGDIDEYLFAGFVAGKRIEMVDCKTVPLQVPANAEVVIEGWLEPGEMLPEGPFGDHTGFYTPQEPFPALKIDCVTMRKRPLLQSIVVGRPPTEDGPLGRATERFFLPLLKIIVPDIVDYHLPEAGGFHNCAIISIDKKYPKHAQKVMHAIWGAHMMSLTKLIVVVDSDCDVHDLHEVAWRALGNTDYSRDLSIVEGPVDHLDHASYQQFWGGKAGIDATRKWIEEGYTRDGGWPDMVESDPATAALVDRRWKEYGL; encoded by the coding sequence ATGGCTTACGACGATCTTCGCTCCCTGCTCCGCGCACTGGAGCGCGAGGGCGATCTCAAGCGCATCAAGGCCGAAGTCGACCCCTATCTGGAGGTCGGGGAGATCGTCGACCGGGTCAACAAGGCCGGCGGCCCCGCCCTGCTCTTCGAGAACGTGAAGGGCTCCGCGATGCCCCTCGCGATGAACGTCTTCGGCACCGACCGCCGCCTGCTGAAGGCGCTCGGGCTGAAGTCGTACGGCGAGATCAGCGAGAAGATCGGCGGCCTGCTCAAGCCCGAACTGCCCCAGGGTTTCGTGGGCGTGCGCGAGGCGTTCGGCAAGCTCGGCGCCATGGCGCACGTCCCGCCGAAGAAGGTGAAGTCGGACAGCGCGCCCGTCCAGGAGGTGGTCCTCCAGGGCGACGAGGTGGACCTGGACCGGCTGCCCGCGCTGTTCACCTGGCCCAAGGACGGCGGCTCCTTCTTCAACCTGGGGCTCACCCACACCAAGCACCCCGACACCGGCGTACGCAACCTCGGTCTGTACCGCCTCCAGCGCCACGACAAGCGCACCATCGGGATGCACTGGCAGATCCACAAGGACAGCCGCAACCACTACCAGGTGGCGGCGAAGAGGGGCGAGCGGCTGCCGGTCGCGATCGCGTTCGGCTGCCCGCCCGCCGTGACGTACGCCTCCACCGCGCCGCTCCCCGGTGACATCGACGAGTACCTGTTCGCCGGGTTCGTCGCGGGCAAGCGGATCGAGATGGTCGACTGCAAGACGGTGCCGCTGCAGGTGCCGGCGAACGCGGAGGTCGTGATCGAGGGCTGGCTGGAGCCCGGCGAGATGCTCCCCGAGGGCCCCTTCGGCGACCACACCGGCTTCTACACCCCACAGGAACCGTTCCCCGCGCTGAAGATCGACTGTGTGACGATGCGCAAGCGCCCGCTGCTCCAGTCGATCGTGGTCGGTCGGCCGCCGACCGAGGACGGCCCGCTGGGACGGGCGACGGAACGCTTCTTCCTCCCCCTCCTCAAGATCATCGTCCCGGACATCGTGGACTACCACCTCCCCGAGGCGGGCGGCTTCCACAACTGCGCGATCATCTCGATCGACAAGAAGTACCCCAAGCACGCGCAGAAGGTCATGCACGCGATCTGGGGCGCCCACATGATGTCCCTGACCAAGCTGATCGTGGTCGTGGACTCCGACTGCGACGTCCACGACCTCCACGAGGTCGCCTGGCGCGCCCTCGGCAACACGGACTACTCCCGCGACCTCTCCATCGTCGAGGGCCCGGTGGACCACCTCGACCACGCCTCCTACCAGCAGTTCTGGGGCGGCAAGGCGGGCATCGACGCCACGAGGAAGTGGATCGAGGAGGGCTACACACGGGACGGGGGCTGGCCCGACATGGTCGAGTCGGACCCGGCCACGGCGGCGCTGGTCGACCGCCGCTGGAAGGAGTACGGCCTGTGA
- a CDS encoding DUF4229 domain-containing protein → MLRYTLMRLGIFVGCFVVVWALVYSGVAPRGLGASNGMWMVVLALLVSAPISFVALRKERDRASAQIAPHLDRSIGRVKSNLAANRSQEDEADDAARTPGPRATAETDDAAGTDETAGTEEAAKADTADTVAAQPTSGKAS, encoded by the coding sequence ATGCTCCGCTACACACTGATGCGCCTCGGTATCTTCGTGGGCTGCTTCGTGGTCGTCTGGGCCCTCGTCTACTCCGGCGTCGCCCCGCGCGGCCTCGGCGCGTCCAACGGCATGTGGATGGTCGTGCTCGCGCTCCTGGTCTCCGCGCCGATCAGCTTCGTCGCCCTCCGCAAGGAGCGCGACCGGGCCTCCGCCCAGATCGCCCCCCACCTCGACCGCTCCATCGGCCGCGTCAAGTCCAACCTCGCGGCCAACCGCAGCCAGGAGGACGAGGCCGACGACGCGGCCCGCACGCCGGGCCCGCGGGCGACCGCCGAGACCGACGACGCTGCCGGGACCGACGAGACCGCTGGGACCGAAGAGGCCGCCAAGGCGGACACGGCGGACACGGTGGCTGCCCAGCCGACGTCCGGCAAGGCGTCGTAG